From the genome of Actinacidiphila yeochonensis CN732, one region includes:
- a CDS encoding caspase family protein, with protein MSRFPEPAGSRAVLLGAGRYPSGSGLHALPAVAANLADLAAALTDPRTGTLAPDHCTVVAEPLTPGGIGDAVARAAATATDLLLVYYSGHGLVDDRGRLHLALSTTDPDRLRWTAVPFDVLREEIADSAAAVRVLVLDCCFSGRAIHAMADHHGVITGQIDVAGTYTLTSSAANAPSHAPVGATHTSFTEALLTGLASPEPLTLDELFTHVYGHLAARGLPRPQRRAVNAAGALALSKGSLAGTAPPPAVSRGPRQADRAEPPATPGTGPGPAPSGLSRPDAASPSGPVRAGFVGSELPAPPAASAEAEAEAAPPTRPGRPDAGVGQRAAAGGRRPRPGARRGRPRPPPGCSASR; from the coding sequence GTGAGCCGTTTCCCGGAGCCCGCCGGGTCGCGGGCCGTCCTGCTCGGCGCCGGCCGCTATCCCTCCGGCAGCGGTCTGCACGCGCTGCCCGCGGTCGCGGCGAACCTCGCCGATCTGGCCGCGGCGCTCACCGACCCCCGGACGGGCACGCTCGCGCCGGACCACTGCACGGTGGTCGCGGAGCCCCTGACGCCCGGCGGGATCGGGGACGCGGTCGCGCGGGCCGCGGCCACCGCGACGGACCTGCTCCTCGTCTACTACAGCGGGCACGGCCTCGTGGACGACCGCGGCCGGCTCCACCTCGCCCTGTCCACCACCGATCCGGACCGGCTGCGGTGGACGGCCGTGCCGTTCGATGTGCTGCGCGAGGAGATCGCCGACAGCGCCGCGGCCGTCAGGGTCCTGGTGCTGGACTGCTGCTTCTCCGGGAGGGCCATCCACGCGATGGCCGACCACCACGGCGTGATCACCGGGCAGATCGACGTCGCCGGCACGTACACGCTCACCTCGTCGGCGGCGAACGCGCCCTCGCACGCGCCCGTGGGCGCCACCCACACCTCCTTCACCGAAGCCCTGCTCACCGGGCTCGCGAGCCCGGAACCGCTCACGCTGGACGAACTGTTCACCCATGTGTACGGCCACCTCGCGGCGCGGGGGCTGCCCAGGCCGCAACGCCGTGCCGTCAACGCGGCCGGCGCTCTGGCCCTGTCGAAGGGTTCACTCGCCGGCACCGCGCCTCCTCCGGCCGTCTCCCGGGGGCCACGCCAGGCCGACAGGGCCGAGCCGCCTGCCACGCCTGGGACCGGACCTGGGCCTGCGCCGTCGGGGCTCTCACGCCCGGACGCCGCCTCCCCGTCCGGGCCGGTACGCGCGGGGTTCGTCGGTTCGGAGTTGCCGGCGCCCCCCGCAGCCTCGGCGGAGGCGGAGGCGGAGGCCGCGCCCCCGACCCGCCCCGGCCGTCCGGACGCCGGCGTCGGGCAGCGTGCGGCGGCCGGCGGCCGGCGCCCCAGGCCGGGGGCGCGGCGCGGCCGGCCTCGGCCGCCGCCCGGCTGCTCGGCCTCGCGATGA
- a CDS encoding effector-associated constant component EACC1, producing the protein MTGETGDLRIEVGGGADDLRSLYHWLRDEESLRGRVRGESPLPGEAEMGAGLLDVLVVAAGSGGVGAVLAGALSTWIAQRRSDVEITITAQDGSTVEVKGARVDAHVLMRDVERLLERGEREE; encoded by the coding sequence GTGACGGGAGAGACGGGAGACCTCCGGATCGAGGTCGGCGGCGGGGCGGACGATCTGAGGTCGCTGTACCACTGGCTGCGCGACGAGGAGAGCCTGCGGGGAAGGGTCCGCGGTGAGAGCCCCCTTCCCGGGGAGGCGGAGATGGGCGCCGGCCTGCTCGACGTCCTTGTCGTGGCCGCCGGCTCGGGCGGTGTGGGCGCGGTCCTCGCGGGCGCCCTCTCCACCTGGATCGCACAGCGGCGCTCCGACGTCGAGATCACCATCACCGCCCAGGACGGCTCCACGGTCGAGGTCAAGGGGGCCCGGGTCGACGCGCACGTCCTCATGCGGGATGTCGAACGGCTGCTGGAGCGGGGGGAGCGGGAGGAGTGA
- a CDS encoding MFS transporter — MTCLPAFLVVLDMPLGARLLLSLAEAQGIAFSTVHDLVYLYAAPFGAVMLLVALFGRAGWQRGAFGTGLAAFGVGSVMCAVASGPLLVETGRFLQGVGAALIMPFSLRLTTRSVPLGRERIAIGVWAAAVGLGFALNVAITETITDTLSWRWVFLLNAPVCGLSLMLLPALFTAHRVALRPLGREVVLLGAAGALVLVAGALVNTIGELPETVPYWAGSALLVAGTVLLATAVHRRSPTGHDHAVDAVPLAVHL, encoded by the coding sequence ATGACGTGCCTACCCGCGTTCCTCGTCGTCCTGGACATGCCGCTCGGGGCACGGCTCCTCCTGAGCCTCGCGGAGGCCCAGGGCATCGCCTTCAGCACGGTGCACGACCTGGTCTACCTCTACGCGGCGCCGTTCGGCGCGGTCATGCTGCTCGTCGCGCTGTTCGGCCGAGCCGGGTGGCAACGCGGCGCGTTCGGCACCGGGCTGGCCGCCTTCGGCGTCGGATCGGTCATGTGCGCCGTGGCGTCCGGACCGCTCCTGGTCGAGACCGGCCGCTTCCTCCAGGGTGTGGGAGCCGCGCTGATCATGCCGTTCTCCCTCCGGCTGACGACACGATCCGTTCCCCTCGGCAGGGAGCGGATCGCGATCGGCGTGTGGGCGGCCGCCGTCGGCCTGGGGTTCGCCCTCAACGTGGCCATCACCGAGACCATCACGGACACGCTCTCCTGGCGCTGGGTGTTCCTGCTCAACGCCCCGGTATGCGGCCTCAGCCTGATGCTGCTCCCCGCCCTGTTCACCGCGCACCGCGTCGCGCTCCGCCCCCTCGGCAGAGAGGTGGTGCTCCTCGGGGCCGCGGGTGCGCTCGTCCTCGTCGCCGGAGCCCTCGTGAACACCATCGGGGAGCTGCCCGAGACCGTGCCGTACTGGGCCGGGTCCGCACTGCTGGTGGCCGGAACCGTCCTGCTGGCCACGGCCGTCCACCGGCGCTCGCCGACCGGGCACGACCACGCGGTGGACGCGGTGCCCTTGGCGGTCCACCTCTGA